Proteins from one Paenibacillus amylolyticus genomic window:
- a CDS encoding YlbF family regulator produces the protein MSVAEMNTVDMAQVLTGAYELGDMINQSAEVSDYLYWKQQVETNPEIQMGIRKLNAKKELFEETQRFGHFHPDYHAAKDQVKALEQELENFEAVARFKQAEKSLDDMLFQMSETIAFAVSTTIKVPSNDPNPKGGCGSGGKCGCS, from the coding sequence ATGAGCGTAGCGGAAATGAACACGGTCGATATGGCCCAAGTGTTAACGGGCGCATATGAACTGGGCGACATGATTAACCAATCTGCCGAAGTATCGGATTATTTATATTGGAAGCAGCAAGTCGAGACTAATCCTGAGATTCAGATGGGGATTCGGAAGCTGAATGCCAAGAAGGAACTGTTTGAAGAAACACAGCGTTTCGGTCATTTTCACCCGGATTATCATGCAGCGAAAGACCAGGTGAAGGCGCTGGAACAGGAGTTGGAAAACTTTGAGGCGGTAGCCCGCTTCAAACAGGCAGAGAAGTCCCTGGATGATATGTTATTTCAGATGTCAGAGACTATTGCATTCGCAGTGTCAACGACCATTAAGGTACCGAGCAATGATCCGAATCCGAAGGGCGGCTGCGGTAGTGGCGGCAAGTGTGGTTGCAGTTAA
- a CDS encoding YlbG family protein: MFAERTGFIIWVSDLKAARNLEKYGTVHYISRRMHYVVMYVNAERAEDTMKNVKRLSYVRKIERSYRNEIKTEYASKTMDKTSFYGI, encoded by the coding sequence ATGTTTGCGGAAAGGACAGGATTCATTATTTGGGTCAGTGATTTGAAGGCTGCCCGTAATCTCGAAAAATATGGCACCGTGCATTATATCTCCCGCCGTATGCATTATGTGGTCATGTATGTTAATGCAGAACGTGCAGAAGATACGATGAAAAATGTGAAGCGACTTTCCTATGTGCGCAAGATCGAACGTTCGTATCGCAATGAGATCAAAACCGAGTATGCCAGCAAAACGATGGACAAAACAAGCTTTTACGGAATATAG